From Variimorphobacter saccharofermentans, one genomic window encodes:
- the pdaA gene encoding delta-lactam-biosynthetic de-N-acetylase — translation MRKIKYKSIIFVALACIFSYLFGGGAAILANTFDKDEVRHSNQENWGLGFPVEGQAPTGNATAAELKKYDAYFIGDGKEKVIYLTFDAGYENGYTCTILDALKKHNVHATFFLVGNYITSSPDIVKRMVEEGHCVANHTYSHPNMSSIASMDAFRKELEGLEAAYEEVTGQKMTRYYRPPQGKYSISNLKMAKELGYKTFFWSLAYVDWHNDKQPTKEMAYDKLLGRIHPGAIVLLHSTSKTNAEIMDELLTKWEEMGYTFGTLDELVSQ, via the coding sequence ATGAGGAAAATCAAATATAAGAGTATCATTTTCGTTGCATTGGCATGTATTTTCTCCTATTTATTCGGAGGTGGGGCTGCTATACTGGCAAATACCTTTGACAAAGACGAAGTAAGACATTCTAATCAGGAAAACTGGGGATTGGGCTTTCCTGTAGAGGGGCAGGCACCCACTGGGAATGCCACGGCAGCGGAGCTGAAGAAGTATGATGCATACTTTATTGGTGATGGCAAAGAAAAGGTGATTTATCTTACATTTGACGCAGGTTATGAGAATGGCTATACCTGTACCATATTAGATGCTTTGAAAAAGCACAATGTCCATGCAACCTTTTTTCTTGTGGGTAATTATATTACCTCCAGTCCGGATATTGTAAAAAGAATGGTAGAGGAAGGCCATTGTGTGGCAAATCACACCTATTCACACCCTAATATGTCAAGTATCGCTTCCATGGATGCATTCCGAAAGGAGCTGGAGGGATTGGAAGCGGCATATGAAGAGGTTACGGGTCAGAAAATGACACGATACTATCGCCCACCCCAGGGAAAATACAGTATAAGCAATTTAAAAATGGCAAAGGAGCTGGGATACAAGACCTTCTTTTGGAGCCTTGCTTATGTTGACTGGCATAATGATAAACAACCCACAAAGGAAATGGCATATGATAAGCTGCTTGGAAGAATTCATCCGGGAGCCATTGTTCTCCTACACAGTACATCAAAGACCAATGCAGAAATTATGGATGAATTACTCACAAAATGGGAGGAGATGGGATACACCTTTGGCACTTTGGATGAACTGGTAAGTCAATGA
- a CDS encoding sensor domain-containing diguanylate cyclase/phosphohydrolase — protein sequence MDNSIKSDLLLVGIKAAYMLSTDEDNFLVYEHVGNYLYTELCQYYGIDLLYLYVIDEKGESFQQEVICDKFSTIQGYDLIPVEQYKTRDIITEIAKLEDEVFVYTIFPLYYKDQVIGLMELHSIKELEEDFKQSISQLCDTLTVGIRNRILTRAGLQQKQSIDMIIEVTKYLHVITDVDKLVENFARLVVKYMQFDRVTLFMFDENDKVAFGKCIDYRDRVHEITDIPELPELDGKPKPLSGLSGYWFPLATNTRKVGIALFDNIYSCVPFPEWTNDVLLSLCNQFAVAVENIDLFKRVQYTARRDKLTKLYNRAYLEEIMGELEHHLPLSIIIGDVNGLKITNDVFGHLVGDKILVGIAETLQSVCDDNAVIARWGGDEFIIILPHTSYEATGAICNKIGQACEKASVYAVPISITLGYETKNSEQDDITSVLKKAEDMMYYNKQIEREQFNFNFIESLKKFLNSRCDEGDTHIEALTNLAFKFGIIIGLSDFEKNNLKCLCEFHDIGKIGVSRNIIMKEDKLSLAEWDIMKKHSSTGSRIAHSFPGLKLIEDEILSHHERWDGTGYPDGKRALEIPKLSRIFAILDAYVVMTQGRPYKKAISHEEAINEIEAGAGTQFDPSLARLFVRAFRDGLGY from the coding sequence ATTGATGAAAAAGGAGAGTCCTTTCAACAAGAGGTAATATGTGATAAATTCAGTACCATTCAGGGTTATGATTTAATTCCCGTGGAGCAATACAAAACAAGGGATATCATAACGGAGATTGCAAAATTAGAGGATGAAGTATTTGTATATACCATATTTCCACTTTACTATAAGGATCAGGTTATCGGATTGATGGAATTACATAGTATCAAAGAGCTGGAAGAAGACTTCAAGCAAAGTATCAGTCAGCTATGTGATACCCTTACAGTTGGTATCCGTAATCGCATATTAACACGTGCTGGTCTTCAGCAAAAGCAGTCCATCGATATGATCATAGAGGTAACAAAATACCTTCATGTCATAACCGATGTGGATAAGCTAGTAGAGAATTTCGCCAGATTAGTCGTCAAATACATGCAGTTTGACCGTGTTACCCTTTTTATGTTTGATGAAAATGATAAGGTGGCATTCGGAAAATGTATTGATTACAGAGATCGGGTACATGAAATAACAGACATACCGGAGCTTCCAGAATTGGATGGAAAGCCGAAGCCGTTGTCCGGGCTATCCGGATATTGGTTTCCTCTGGCTACGAATACCAGAAAGGTTGGAATCGCATTATTTGATAATATCTATTCGTGCGTTCCGTTTCCGGAATGGACGAATGATGTATTACTTTCGCTGTGTAATCAGTTCGCTGTTGCTGTAGAAAATATTGATTTGTTTAAGAGGGTCCAATATACTGCAAGAAGGGATAAACTTACCAAGCTTTATAATCGTGCCTATTTGGAAGAAATCATGGGAGAACTGGAGCATCACTTACCGCTTTCTATCATTATCGGAGATGTCAATGGGCTTAAGATTACCAATGATGTATTCGGTCATTTGGTAGGTGATAAAATATTAGTGGGGATAGCAGAAACTCTACAATCCGTATGTGATGATAATGCAGTGATTGCCCGATGGGGCGGGGATGAATTTATTATCATATTACCTCATACCAGCTATGAGGCAACAGGAGCAATATGTAATAAAATCGGGCAAGCTTGTGAAAAGGCTTCAGTATATGCTGTGCCAATCAGTATCACCCTGGGTTATGAAACCAAGAATTCTGAACAGGATGATATAACTTCTGTCTTAAAAAAAGCAGAGGATATGATGTACTATAACAAACAGATTGAACGGGAGCAGTTTAACTTTAATTTTATTGAATCTCTTAAGAAATTCCTTAATTCCAGGTGTGATGAGGGAGATACCCATATAGAAGCTCTGACGAATCTGGCCTTTAAGTTTGGTATCATTATTGGTTTATCCGATTTTGAAAAAAATAATTTAAAATGTCTCTGTGAATTCCATGATATTGGTAAAATCGGTGTTAGCCGTAATATAATTATGAAAGAGGATAAGCTCTCACTGGCAGAATGGGATATTATGAAGAAGCATTCCTCCACGGGCTCAAGAATAGCACATTCCTTCCCTGGGCTTAAGCTGATTGAGGATGAGATATTAAGCCATCATGAGCGTTGGGATGGAACAGGATATCCGGATGGAAAGCGTGCTTTGGAAATACCGAAATTATCAAGAATATTTGCTATACTAGATGCTTATGTAGTAATGACGCAGGGAAGACCGTATAAAAAAGCAATATCCCACGAAGAGGCAATCAATGAGATTGAAGCTGGTGCCGGAACACAATTTGATCCCAGCCTGGCACGGCTTTTCGTCAGAGCCTTTCGAGATGGCCTGGGTTATTAG
- a CDS encoding methyl-accepting chemotaxis protein — protein sequence MKLLKKRRRWSLISIIKNRKVSTKLLIIVAPAFIITALNLYQLGTQTKHVSKLSEETYYNQVYLNTRSLVNAERALYQAVIAEKAIVYGGDELSQEQIQSLIKEYEYKADKSIELVNKTIEALRAYPEFDTFRFSGPKYTIYELNDSFQSSFMDWKEAYDPATGKGDPLEKESLFKYAIENLNYMSDILDEYSIYVTGEIQKSTTINLVQSIIITLAISLVIILLSLYITRYLRRSIKHVTMDMENIAKKDLTFTPHIIQSKDELGVLSYSVSAVISSLKSVIQQVTKTANLLSDASSNMKLNSEDVSKSMNEIAMTVQEIADGAGHQAEDSEQLVNEITLLGEVVQKNTASANELTIASNVIQKASEEGLSSVNALENITVKNEDAFHSIFEIINITHENAGQIGKAIEMISSLAGTTKLLSLNASIEAARAGEAGRGFAVVAEEIKKLSEETEASAKIIDNVLITLKENIYSASSQSKEVQEAVKLQTSGVADTKEKYLAIMEALNNINKQIVSLNEVSKDMEKSRNNVMNIGMNVSSISEEYAASTQQTSATTQEVLAAMTQINQIGEEVDDLVIEIKALVDQFKISEDDVEQMAETINEPEKVELS from the coding sequence ATGAAGCTGCTTAAGAAAAGACGTAGATGGAGCTTAATATCGATTATTAAGAACAGGAAGGTATCGACAAAGCTACTGATTATTGTAGCACCTGCATTTATTATTACAGCTTTAAATCTTTATCAATTAGGAACGCAGACGAAACATGTCAGCAAGCTATCAGAAGAAACTTATTATAATCAGGTTTACCTGAATACAAGGAGTCTTGTTAATGCAGAGAGGGCTTTATATCAAGCAGTGATAGCAGAAAAAGCGATTGTTTATGGTGGGGATGAATTGTCCCAGGAGCAAATACAGAGTTTGATCAAGGAGTATGAGTACAAAGCTGATAAGTCTATTGAACTTGTTAATAAGACGATTGAGGCATTGAGGGCATATCCTGAATTTGATACTTTTCGCTTTTCAGGACCCAAATATACAATTTATGAACTAAATGATTCCTTTCAGTCTTCCTTTATGGACTGGAAAGAAGCATATGATCCTGCAACTGGAAAGGGAGATCCTTTAGAAAAAGAAAGCTTGTTCAAATATGCTATAGAAAATCTGAACTATATGTCCGATATTCTGGATGAGTATAGTATTTATGTAACAGGCGAGATACAAAAGAGTACCACGATAAATCTGGTTCAGTCAATTATTATTACATTGGCGATTTCTTTGGTGATTATTTTGTTATCTCTCTATATTACTCGATATTTAAGGAGAAGCATTAAGCATGTTACCATGGATATGGAGAATATAGCGAAAAAGGATCTAACCTTTACACCACATATAATTCAGTCAAAGGATGAGTTAGGCGTACTATCCTATTCGGTAAGCGCGGTTATCAGCTCACTTAAGAGTGTAATACAACAGGTTACCAAAACAGCAAACTTATTGTCCGATGCCTCCAGTAATATGAAACTAAATTCTGAGGATGTTAGCAAATCGATGAATGAGATTGCGATGACAGTCCAGGAAATTGCAGATGGTGCTGGGCATCAGGCAGAGGATTCGGAGCAATTAGTGAATGAAATTACCCTCTTGGGTGAAGTGGTCCAGAAGAATACTGCCAGTGCTAATGAACTGACCATAGCAAGTAATGTTATTCAAAAGGCTAGTGAGGAAGGACTTAGCAGTGTTAATGCATTGGAAAATATCACAGTTAAAAATGAAGATGCCTTTCATTCTATCTTTGAAATCATAAATATAACCCATGAAAATGCAGGTCAGATTGGAAAAGCAATTGAAATGATTAGCTCTTTGGCGGGAACAACAAAGTTATTATCGCTTAATGCGTCAATTGAGGCCGCAAGAGCTGGAGAGGCTGGTAGAGGATTTGCAGTTGTTGCAGAAGAGATTAAGAAGCTTTCGGAAGAGACCGAAGCCTCTGCAAAAATTATCGATAATGTTCTCATTACCTTAAAAGAGAATATATATAGTGCCAGCAGTCAAAGTAAAGAGGTTCAGGAGGCAGTAAAGCTCCAGACTTCTGGAGTAGCTGATACCAAGGAAAAGTATCTTGCCATTATGGAGGCACTGAATAATATTAATAAACAGATAGTAAGTCTAAACGAAGTATCAAAGGATATGGAGAAGAGTAGAAATAATGTAATGAATATCGGTATGAATGTATCCTCCATTTCAGAAGAATATGCAGCAAGTACCCAGCAGACATCTGCTACAACACAGGAGGTACTAGCCGCTATGACACAGATCAATCAGATTGGTGAGGAAGTGGATGATTTAGTGATTGAAATCAAAGCCCTTGTCGATCAATTTAAGATCTCTGAGGACGATGTAGAACAAATGGCCGAAACGATAAATGAACCGGAAAAGGTTGAGTTATCATAA